CGGCGTGCTGGAACCGGTGTCCGAGGACGAGGACGAAGACGAGGACGAGGAGGTGTCGCTCTTCTTGTCCTTCGCCGCAGGAGTCGTCGACGACGAGGAGGACGAGGAGTTGCTTCGGCTGTCGGTGCGGTAGAAACCGGATCCCTTGAAGACGACTCCGACCGAGTTGAACACCTTGCGCAGCTGACCACCGCACTCCGGGCAGTCGGTCAGGGCGTTGTCACTGAAGGACTGGACGATGTCGAACTGATGACCGCAGTTCTTGCAGCCGTACGAATAGGTGGGCACGTCGCAGAATTCTAGGTCAGCGACGCCGGACGTCCTGCGCCACCGTCCGATCTGCCTCGTCCCGACGCCATCCGGCCAGACGTCCGCGATCACTCACCGCGCGGATCCGCTTGACGACGGACGTCCGAGAAGTGCTCGGCGTGACGACCAGCAACTGGTCGCCACGGTGCAGCACCGAACGCCTGCTCGGCACGAACGAATCGTCACCACGCTTGACCAGCGTCACGTTCGCGCCCTTGGGCAGACGCAGCTCGTGCACCTCGACCCCGTGCAGCAGCGAGCGCTCACCGATGCGCACCTGCACCACCTCGGCGTTCAGTTCGTCCAGGGGAGTGGCCTCGAGTTCGACGTCGACGACGTGCGATTCGTCGACGATGCCGAGCTTGCGGGCGACCCAGGGCAAGGTCGGCGCCTGCACGATCGTGAAGATCACGACGAGCATGAACACCAGGTCGAAGATCCACTCCGTGCCGCGGCTGCCGAGCGTCAGCGGCACCGTCGCGAGCACGACCGGGACGGCTCCCCGCAGACCTGCCCAGGACAGGAAGAGCTTCTCCCGCAACGAGATTCCGAACCCCGGCATCGACCCGAACACCGAGAGTGGCCGGGCCACGAGCAACAGCACGAGACCGACGACGATCGAAGGCCAGATCTGTTCGTCCAGGCGGCGCGGGTCGGCCAGCAGCCCGAGCAGCACGAACAGCCCGATCTGCGCGAGCCAGCCGAGCGCCTGCGCGAAGCCGCGGACCGCTTGCCGGTGCGGCAGTCCCTGATTGCCGAGCACGAGTGCGCACAGGTAGACGGCGATGAAACCGCTCGCGTGGATGACGTCGGCGAGTGCGAATGCGAGCACGCACGCCGCGACGACGCCGATGGAGAACAAGCCGGACGACCCGGGGGCCGAGCGCTTCATCAATTTGCCGAGCACGAACCCGAGCGCGAGACCGATGGCCGCGCCGATGGCCAGTTCCGCGATTGCCGCGAAGCCGACCAGTCCCCAGTTCGGGTCGGCTCGATCATCAGCGCCGACAGTGGCCAAGGCGGAGACGAGCAGCACGACGGGGGCGTCGTT
This is a stretch of genomic DNA from Yimella lutea. It encodes these proteins:
- a CDS encoding FmdB family zinc ribbon protein → MPTYSYGCKNCGHQFDIVQSFSDNALTDCPECGGQLRKVFNSVGVVFKGSGFYRTDSRSNSSSSSSSTTPAAKDKKSDTSSSSSSSSSSDTGSSTPAPSAPSTPAPKSD
- a CDS encoding potassium/proton antiporter, giving the protein MPKSGAYDLDDLARSLLIGSAVLLVAVAAVRLANRSGLPTLLLYLAMGLMLGSSGFGLEFSDPLMTEVLGYAALVLILAEGGLTTEWSSIRRSVLPAMLLSTIGVLISVGVVGVAVHFLLGLRWETALLLGAIVSSTDAAAVFSVLRKVPLPDRLKGLLEAESGFNDAPVVLLVSALATVGADDRADPNWGLVGFAAIAELAIGAAIGLALGFVLGKLMKRSAPGSSGLFSIGVVAACVLAFALADVIHASGFIAVYLCALVLGNQGLPHRQAVRGFAQALGWLAQIGLFVLLGLLADPRRLDEQIWPSIVVGLVLLLVARPLSVFGSMPGFGISLREKLFLSWAGLRGAVPVVLATVPLTLGSRGTEWIFDLVFMLVVIFTIVQAPTLPWVARKLGIVDESHVVDVELEATPLDELNAEVVQVRIGERSLLHGVEVHELRLPKGANVTLVKRGDDSFVPSRRSVLHRGDQLLVVTPSTSRTSVVKRIRAVSDRGRLAGWRRDEADRTVAQDVRRR